In one window of Alphaproteobacteria bacterium DNA:
- a CDS encoding methionine adenosyltransferase, translating into MKLFTSESVSRGHPDKIADQISDLVLDYFLAKDSEARVAAETLVTPHKVVVAGEIRANFTPSHEELESEIRALIADIGYIKGKFSAKNIGIEFLLNEQSADIAIGVDAGDRISEGAGDQGIMFGYATNETAEYMPAAIIFAHKILENIYTEKAKNTIIGFGPDAKSQVTLAYDNNGKISYVDTILLSIQHAESISQDDIVRQIKPIIYKSVPKNLITSETKFLFNPTGKFVIGGPESDVGLTGRKIIVDTYGGAAPHGGGAFSGKDPTKVDRSAAYIARYLAKNIVASKLADKCLIQLSYAIGVAEPVSIYVDTYGTGKISDQKIVELIKQKIDLTPKAIREKLNLNQAIYLQSASYGHFGRNYNANNGAFAWEKTDLFETSNIVEHYKSSVA; encoded by the coding sequence ATGAAATTATTTACATCAGAATCTGTGTCCAGAGGACATCCAGATAAAATAGCAGATCAAATCTCAGACTTAGTATTAGATTATTTTTTAGCTAAAGATAGTGAGGCAAGAGTTGCAGCTGAAACTTTAGTTACACCTCATAAAGTAGTGGTTGCAGGGGAAATAAGAGCGAATTTTACTCCAAGTCATGAAGAATTGGAAAGTGAAATTAGAGCTTTAATAGCTGATATAGGTTATATTAAAGGTAAATTCTCAGCAAAAAATATAGGAATTGAGTTTTTGTTAAATGAGCAATCAGCAGATATAGCAATAGGTGTAGATGCGGGTGATCGAATTAGTGAGGGTGCAGGTGATCAGGGCATAATGTTTGGTTATGCAACTAATGAAACCGCAGAATATATGCCTGCTGCGATAATTTTTGCGCATAAAATTTTAGAAAATATTTATACTGAGAAAGCAAAGAACACTATAATTGGTTTTGGCCCTGATGCAAAAAGTCAAGTAACCTTAGCTTATGATAATAATGGTAAAATAAGTTATGTTGATACTATATTACTTTCAATACAGCATGCAGAAAGCATCTCCCAAGATGATATAGTTAGGCAAATAAAGCCAATTATTTATAAATCTGTGCCTAAAAACTTAATTACTAGTGAAACAAAATTTTTATTTAATCCAACTGGTAAATTTGTTATTGGTGGGCCTGAAAGTGATGTTGGTCTTACTGGAAGAAAAATTATAGTCGATACTTATGGAGGTGCGGCACCGCATGGTGGTGGAGCTTTTTCAGGGAAAGACCCAACTAAGGTGGATAGATCAGCAGCTTATATTGCGAGATATTTAGCTAAAAATATTGTTGCAAGTAAATTAGCGGATAAATGCTTAATTCAATTATCATATGCTATTGGTGTAGCTGAGCCAGTTTCAATTTATGTTGACACTTACGGTACAGGCAAAATTTCAGATCAAAAAATTGTGGAATTAATAAAACAAAAAATAGATTTAACCCCAAAAGCTATTAGAGAAAAGCTAAATTTAAACCAAGCTATTTATTTGCAATCTGCTAGTTATGGCCATTTTGGTAGAAATTATAATGCTAATAATGGAGCTTTCGCTTGGGAAAAAACAGATTTATTTGAAACTTCAAACATAGTTGAGCATTATAAAAGCTCTGTTGCTTAA
- a CDS encoding glycosyltransferase family 4 protein, with amino-acid sequence MHKKKVIFNLVQSNINGGLENMYLDYSKIIAKKYELICLVSKNFVHIKELKQQNIKYEILNIKGHFDFFAFVKFAFLVRKYQPKLIFAHNGRCFALLNLYKLLIRKASFKTIAVSHGGNPKRLINFDYIITVAQHLKAKIIKKYPHINHEKIKVIYNGISLGKITFKNQIVNQNKDVIFGTLSRLSAEKNIITAIKAFALFSKKVSKSKLLIAGEGPEDAYLKNYVTRHNLGDKIVFLGHQENIKKFFQQIDVLVHSSNKEAFGLVILEAFQHNKFVISSNVGGLKEIIEHKYNGFLYNDSKSFVSLHNEMLRCYDLSFEARNNVIKNAKKTLEENFSLKIVEENLLTLLHK; translated from the coding sequence ATGCACAAAAAGAAAGTCATATTTAATCTTGTACAAAGCAATATTAATGGTGGTCTTGAAAATATGTATTTAGACTATAGCAAAATTATAGCTAAGAAATATGAACTTATATGTTTAGTATCTAAAAACTTTGTGCATATTAAAGAATTAAAGCAGCAAAATATAAAATATGAAATCTTAAATATTAAAGGTCATTTTGATTTTTTCGCTTTTGTTAAATTCGCTTTTTTAGTTAGAAAATATCAGCCTAAATTAATATTTGCGCATAATGGTAGATGTTTTGCTTTATTAAATTTATATAAATTACTAATAAGAAAAGCTTCATTTAAAACTATTGCAGTTAGTCATGGTGGCAACCCTAAAAGACTAATCAATTTTGATTATATCATAACTGTAGCACAGCATTTAAAAGCTAAGATAATTAAAAAATACCCACATATAAATCATGAGAAGATTAAAGTTATTTATAATGGAATTTCGCTAGGTAAAATAACTTTTAAAAATCAAATTGTTAATCAAAATAAAGATGTCATATTTGGCACATTATCGAGGTTATCAGCAGAAAAAAACATTATAACGGCTATTAAAGCTTTTGCCCTATTTTCTAAAAAAGTGAGCAAATCTAAATTATTAATTGCAGGAGAGGGGCCCGAAGATGCTTACTTAAAAAATTATGTAACTAGGCATAATTTAGGAGATAAGATAGTATTTCTTGGTCATCAGGAAAATATCAAAAAGTTTTTTCAGCAAATAGATGTTCTAGTTCACTCCTCTAATAAGGAGGCATTTGGCCTAGTTATATTGGAAGCATTTCAACATAATAAGTTTGTGATAAGCTCAAATGTTGGTGGGTTAAAAGAGATTATAGAGCATAAATATAATGGCTTTTTATATAATGATTCTAAATCATTTGTTAGTTTACATAATGAAATGCTTAGATGCTATGATTTAAGCTTTGAGGCTAGAAATAATGTTATTAAAAATGCTAAAAAAACCTTAGAAGAAAATTTCTCTTTAAAGATAGTTGAGGAGAATTTGTTAACTCTTTTACACAAGTAG
- a CDS encoding glycosyltransferase family 92 protein encodes MTILARNEEDIIDQHIKFHLSHGVDFFIATDNGSTDKTKDIFLKYQEKGVLHLIEEKDHNYNQDKWVDKMIKIARKQYDADWIINSDADEFWYSDSGNLKLALPYIDNTKVLFVCALHSDPVDYEGEFKIPKYISGKASGPFKCMFAAKGYKKIYKGNHNVKMFPFFRKAKISTQITIFHFSVRSYNHYKKKIINGAQALERNPRFNYTIGAHIRQAYEEYKKGNLRKTYDEIKQKNTECLSYIKQDSRLSDYVVNGYKSMNSSLYQRDFYNGKAAKTYSGKTVLHKIRSRLKKYQNYVSKFFK; translated from the coding sequence ATGACAATTCTTGCTCGTAACGAGGAGGACATAATAGATCAGCATATTAAATTTCATTTGAGTCATGGTGTAGATTTTTTTATTGCAACTGATAATGGCTCTACCGATAAAACAAAAGATATCTTTTTGAAGTATCAGGAGAAAGGCGTACTACATTTAATAGAAGAAAAAGATCATAATTACAATCAGGATAAATGGGTTGATAAAATGATTAAAATTGCTAGAAAGCAATATGATGCTGACTGGATTATTAATTCTGATGCTGATGAGTTTTGGTATTCAGATTCAGGAAATCTAAAATTAGCATTACCTTATATTGATAATACTAAGGTTTTATTTGTATGTGCTCTACATTCTGATCCTGTCGATTATGAAGGGGAATTTAAAATACCCAAATATATTTCCGGTAAAGCCTCAGGACCTTTTAAATGTATGTTTGCAGCAAAAGGATATAAAAAAATTTATAAAGGTAATCATAATGTAAAAATGTTTCCATTTTTTCGTAAAGCTAAAATATCCACTCAGATTACTATATTTCACTTTTCAGTCAGGTCATATAATCATTATAAGAAAAAGATTATAAATGGGGCGCAAGCATTAGAGAGGAACCCTAGATTTAACTATACTATTGGAGCGCATATTAGGCAAGCATATGAAGAGTATAAGAAGGGTAATTTAAGAAAAACATATGATGAAATCAAACAGAAAAATACTGAATGCCTAAGTTACATAAAACAAGATTCAAGATTGTCTGATTACGTTGTAAATGGTTACAAATCAATGAATTCGTCTTTATATCAGCGAGACTTTTATAATGGTAAAGCTGCTAAAACTTATAGTGGTAAAACAGTGTTGCATAAAATTAGATCAAGACTAAAGAAATACCAAAATTATGTATCTAAATTTTTTAAATAA
- a CDS encoding glycosyltransferase family 2 protein, whose protein sequence is MNNNLVTIIIVTYKSAHIISKALEKIINKGFRIIIIDNDSRDNLENIIADEYSNKEIELIKLPKNIGFGRANNIALARIKTKYAFLLNPDAFIIGDALEKLIHYMEKDKNIALAGAFDVKKIDPSKDEIINAVNNHKKTVEIIKENQDLIETSFICGGYMLLNMSVFIKLGFFDENLFLYGEDEELCDRVIANKYKIIQVKTAFVYHQEHSATKTKGMLEKYLLLYKRYSHMGWSRVYLKRKRGKANIDIFISLVFQLLSSFLYLACFSFRRFIIRFARAKGGISNLLLFKKLK, encoded by the coding sequence GTGAATAATAATCTAGTTACAATTATAATTGTCACATATAAGAGTGCTCACATTATATCAAAAGCACTAGAGAAGATTATTAATAAGGGCTTTAGAATTATTATTATTGATAATGATAGTAGGGATAATTTAGAGAATATTATTGCAGATGAATATTCCAACAAAGAAATAGAGTTAATAAAGTTACCTAAAAATATTGGCTTTGGCAGAGCAAATAATATTGCTCTTGCTAGGATTAAAACAAAATATGCTTTTTTGTTAAATCCAGATGCATTTATTATTGGTGATGCGTTAGAAAAGTTAATCCATTATATGGAAAAAGATAAGAATATTGCTTTAGCTGGGGCATTTGATGTAAAAAAAATAGATCCAAGTAAAGATGAGATTATTAATGCGGTAAATAATCACAAAAAGACAGTAGAGATAATAAAAGAAAATCAAGATTTGATCGAAACAAGCTTTATTTGTGGGGGGTATATGCTACTTAATATGTCTGTTTTTATTAAGCTTGGTTTTTTTGATGAAAATTTATTTTTATATGGCGAAGATGAAGAATTATGTGATAGGGTTATTGCTAATAAATATAAAATTATCCAAGTCAAAACGGCTTTTGTGTATCACCAGGAACATAGTGCAACTAAGACAAAAGGCATGCTAGAAAAATATTTGTTACTATATAAAAGATATAGTCATATGGGCTGGAGTAGGGTTTATTTAAAAAGAAAGAGGGGTAAAGCAAATATAGATATATTTATTAGTCTTGTTTTTCAGCTATTATCTTCCTTCTTATATCTAGCATGTTTT